Proteins from a genomic interval of Rhodothermus marinus:
- the brxF gene encoding BREX-3 system P-loop-containing protein BrxF — MEVVDHIMAKIEEARLQYYRLVLLVGPMGSGKTSVLQEVSKRVTVPLVNVNLELARRLLEISPQQRPFKVQKLLADIISEIKGDVALLDNLELLFDVHLNQDPLRLLQQLSRNKTIVATWNGAVSEGHLTYASPNHPEYKKYSLSDTLVVPL, encoded by the coding sequence ATGGAGGTAGTAGACCACATAATGGCAAAAATAGAAGAAGCACGGTTGCAATACTACCGGCTTGTTCTTCTGGTCGGCCCTATGGGAAGCGGTAAGACAAGCGTTCTGCAGGAGGTTTCAAAACGTGTCACTGTCCCGCTTGTTAATGTCAATCTTGAGCTTGCACGGCGACTGCTGGAGATAAGCCCGCAGCAACGACCATTTAAGGTGCAGAAGCTTCTTGCGGATATCATCAGCGAAATCAAAGGGGATGTAGCGCTCCTTGATAATCTGGAATTGCTGTTTGACGTCCATTTGAACCAGGACCCGCTGCGTTTGCTTCAGCAGCTTTCCCGGAATAAGACCATTGTGGCGACCTGGAATGGTGCTGTTTCGGAAGGTCACTTAACCTACGCAAGCCCAAACCACCCGGAATACAAAAAATACAGTCTTAGCGACACGCTTGTAGTACCATTGTAA
- a CDS encoding helix-turn-helix transcriptional regulator yields MSLRTRLLALLQERPHTQKELAALLRCDVRHVRRLAGQLEAEGLLRKSRQGRHVYYELALLVGETTSVQLELTEREVLALGVAGAAAASLLEGLPLGQNLRELLQRLGTQLRPVYFAVQPEHLKPRFYFQAIARTHVDPLIFEAVLEALLENRVLEIDYDHPRRGLDRNRRINPLCLAIVGNAVQLTAWCHRRRRPTNFSLARIRAARALLYETFERPDFDPEVYYTTDALGAVADDQYYTYRLWVSARVAHCFREREYFTGQVIEEERPDGSLVVSYEGPGLEVMRAFVMSWGRDVQALEPPELVARIREELAAMQASYSASSTSLSD; encoded by the coding sequence ATGTCGCTGCGAACCAGATTGCTCGCGTTGCTGCAGGAGCGTCCGCACACGCAGAAGGAACTGGCCGCTCTGCTTCGCTGCGACGTGCGCCATGTGCGTCGCCTGGCCGGCCAGCTCGAAGCCGAAGGCCTGCTACGCAAGTCCCGTCAGGGACGGCACGTCTACTATGAACTGGCCCTGCTGGTCGGAGAGACCACCAGCGTCCAGCTGGAGTTGACCGAGCGCGAAGTGCTGGCGCTGGGCGTGGCCGGCGCTGCAGCCGCCTCGCTGCTCGAAGGCCTGCCGCTGGGCCAGAACCTGCGCGAGCTGCTCCAGCGCCTGGGCACGCAGCTCCGCCCCGTCTACTTCGCCGTGCAGCCCGAGCATCTCAAGCCCCGCTTCTACTTCCAGGCCATCGCCCGCACCCACGTCGATCCCCTCATCTTCGAAGCCGTGCTCGAGGCCTTGCTCGAAAACCGCGTGCTCGAAATCGACTACGACCATCCCCGGCGCGGCCTGGACCGAAATCGACGGATCAACCCGCTGTGTCTGGCCATCGTGGGCAATGCCGTGCAGCTGACGGCCTGGTGCCACCGGCGTCGCCGCCCGACCAACTTCTCGCTGGCCCGCATCCGCGCCGCCCGGGCGCTCCTCTACGAGACGTTCGAACGGCCCGACTTCGATCCGGAGGTCTATTACACGACCGACGCGCTGGGTGCGGTGGCCGACGATCAATACTACACCTACCGGCTGTGGGTCAGCGCCCGCGTGGCGCATTGCTTCCGCGAGCGAGAGTACTTTACAGGACAGGTGATCGAGGAAGAGCGTCCGGATGGGAGTCTGGTGGTGTCCTACGAAGGGCCGGGGTTGGAAGTGATGCGGGCGTTTGTGATGAGCTGGGGGCGCGATGTGCAGGCGCTGGAGCCGCCGGAGCTGGTTGCGCGCATCCGAGAAGAACTGGCGGCCATGCAGGCGAGCTATAGTGCCTCTTCCACCTCCCTGTCCGACTGA